One segment of Chloroflexota bacterium DNA contains the following:
- a CDS encoding 4Fe-4S ferredoxin, with amino-acid sequence MLEMPVVNQELCNLCGLCVEVCRCGALLLAGNSIVVVETTECGYCTECEIVCPMNAIRCPYEIIIEEYP; translated from the coding sequence ATGCTTGAAATGCCTGTGGTGAACCAGGAGCTTTGCAACCTGTGTGGCTTGTGCGTAGAGGTGTGTCGCTGTGGTGCGCTCCTGCTTGCTGGCAACAGTATCGTGGTCGTGGAGACAACGGAATGCGGATACTGCACGGAATGCGAAATAGTCTGTCCCATGAACGCTATACGCTGCCCCTACGAGATCATCATTGAAGAATACCCCTGA
- a CDS encoding Crp/Fnr family transcriptional regulator has protein sequence MAVEVEHLKSIPYFAGLGPRELEAIRQLVFERSVNRGELILLEGEPTQTVYFVVTGAVKAFKTSAAGKEQILCILRPGDSFNDVSVFDGGPNPVSATAMSSVKLYGISKTNMETIMREHSRVAPNVIKVLTAKVRHFISLVEDLSFRHVTSRVAKLLLEYATDRKGEGEERSPRPRLTQQDMAAMVGTAREVVGRSLKALEEEGAIRMERHRIAILNKEALKEMSGVGEG, from the coding sequence ATGGCAGTTGAAGTAGAGCACCTGAAATCCATTCCCTATTTCGCTGGCCTGGGTCCCCGCGAACTCGAGGCAATCAGGCAGCTTGTCTTCGAGAGGTCGGTTAACAGGGGCGAACTGATCCTGCTGGAGGGTGAACCCACTCAGACGGTTTATTTTGTAGTTACCGGAGCGGTCAAAGCTTTCAAGACCTCAGCCGCAGGCAAGGAACAGATTCTTTGCATCCTGCGACCGGGGGATTCCTTCAACGACGTTTCCGTGTTTGACGGTGGGCCGAACCCCGTGAGCGCCACAGCCATGAGCTCGGTTAAGCTGTATGGAATAAGCAAAACCAACATGGAAACCATAATGCGTGAGCACTCTCGGGTAGCCCCTAATGTTATAAAGGTATTAACCGCGAAGGTGCGACACTTTATCTCCCTGGTGGAAGACCTATCCTTTAGACACGTTACAAGCAGAGTAGCCAAACTCCTCCTGGAGTATGCCACCGACCGTAAAGGGGAAGGAGAGGAAAGGAGCCCGAGGCCCAGGCTGACCCAGCAGGATATGGCGGCTATGGTGGGGACAGCACGTGAAGTAGTGGGCCGATCGCTTAAGGCTCTGGAGGAAGAGGGGGCAATAAGGATGGAGAGACACCGCATTGCCATTCTCAACAAAGAAGCCCTGAAGGAGATGAGCGGTGTTGGCGAGGGATAA